Below is a genomic region from Amycolatopsis sp. 195334CR.
TAACCCGGTCGCCACCGCCGCGGCCTGGCAGCGCGGAACCCGTCGCGGCCGCGCCACTTCCGCCGACCTCGAAAGGGATGCCCAGTGAGCACGAACACCGACGCGACCACCAACCGGCTCGGCTGGATGCTCGACCAGGCCCTGCAGATGCCGGAGACGCTCTACGCCGTGCTGCTCTCCGCCGACGGCCTGCTGATGGCCCATTCCGAGGGCATCAGCCGCGACGACGCCGAGCGCACCGCCGCGGCGGTGTCCGGGCTGCAGTCGCTCGCCCGCGCGACCGGCGAGTTCTGCCGCCAGCCCGCCGAGCAGTGGCGGCAGACGCTGATCGAGTTCGACGGCGGGTTCGTCTTCCTCACCGCCGCGGGCCAGGGCGCCTACGTCGCGGTCTCCACCACCGGCCGGGTCGACGTCGAAGGCGTGTCCTCGCGGATGCAGGAACTGGTGCAGCGCCTCGGCCAGGAACTCACCGCGCCGCCGCGCTTCCCGGCCGCCGGGGGCACCCGGGCATGACCCCGAACCGGCGCGAGCAGGCTCTGGTGCGGCCGCACGTGGTCACCGAGGGCCGCGCCCACCCGACCCGCAACACGCTGGACGTGGCCACCGTCGTCTCCGCCACCTGGGCGCCGGTGGTCGGACTGAGCCCGGAAAAGCGGCGGGTGATGGAACTGTGCCGGGGCGGCGCGCTGGCCGTGGCCGAGGTGGCCGCGCACCTGAGCCTGCCCACCAGCGTGACCAAGGTGCTGCTGTCCGACCTGCTCGATTCCGGGCACATCGAAGCCCGCGCCGCCGTGCGCCAGGCCGACATCCCCGACCACCAACTCCTGCAGAAGGTACTCGATGGCCTCCGTGCTCTCACCTGACGGCTACGTCCCCGCCACCGTCCGGACCTCGGTGAAGATCCTGGTGGTCGGGCCGTTCGCGGTCGGCAAGACCACCTACGTCGGCACCCTGTCCGAGATCCGCCCGCTGCGCACCGAGGAGACGATGACGCAGGCGGGCGCGCTGGTGGACGACCTGTCCGGGGTGCGCGGCAAGAACACCACCACGGTGGCGATGGACTTCGGCAGGCTGACCATCGGCGACGACGTGGTGCTCTACCTGTTCGGCGCGCCGGGCCAGCAGCGGTTCACGCAGATGTGGAAGGACCTCGCCTACGGGGCACTGGGCGCGCTGGTGCTGGTGGACCCCACCCGGCTCGAGGAGTCCTTCGACGTGATGGGCCTGCTGGAGGAACTGGGCCTGCCCTACGCGGTGGCCGTCAACGAGTTCGACGGCGCCCCGAGATTCCCCGAAGCCGAGCTTCGCGAAGCACTGGACCTGCTTCCCGAAACCCGCCTGGTCAGCTGCGACGCCCGCGACCGCGGATCGTCCGCGCAGGCGCTGATCAGCCTCGTCGACTACCTCTTCGACCCCATCCGCCAGGAGCATTCGTGACCTCTCCCGCCGCCGGACCGCCACCCGGCTGCCCCGCGCACGCCGAGCGCGCGCGCCTCTACGACGACGAATTCGCCCGCGACCCCGCCGCCGTCTACGCGAAGATGCGGGCCGCGCACGGGCCCGTCGCGCCGGTCGAACTGGCGCCGGGCGTGAACGCCACCCTGGTCCTCGGCTACGAAGCCGCGCTCGAGGTGCTGCGCTCGCCGTCGACCTTCCCCCGCGATCCCCGGCGCTGGCAGCAGAACCAGCCCGAGGACAACCCGGTCATGCCGATGATGGGCTACCGGCCCAACTGCCTGTTCACCGACGGCGCGGTGCACGCGCGCCTGCGCAGCGCGGTCACCGGCAGCCTCGCGCGGCTCAACCCGCACGCGCTGCGCGGGTACGTCGAGCGGACCGCGCGCGAGCTGATCGCCCGGTTCTCCGCCGAGGGCAAGGCGGATCTGCTCAACGACTACGCCACCACGTTGTCGCTGCAGGTGTTCAACCACCTCTTCGGCTGCCCGCCCGCGCTCGGCGACCGGCTGGTCGCGGGCATGCGCGGCATCTTCGACATGGTCGACCCCGAGCGCGCCAACGCCGAGCTGACCGCGGCCATGCTGGAACTGCTCGCGCTCAAGCGGTCGAAGCCCGGCCAGGACGTGCCGTCGTGGATGATGGCGCACCCGGCGCGGCTGTCCGACGAGGAGATGCTGCACCAGCTGGTGCTGCTGATGGGCGCGGGCACCGAACCGCAGGCGAACCTGATCTCCAACGGGGTCCGGCTGCTGCTGATCGACGACCGCTTCGCCGGTGACCTGGCCGGCGGCAGCCTGCACGTGGAGGACGCGCTCGAGGAGATCCTCTGGGGCGACCCGCCGATGGCCAACTACTCGGCAGGCTACCCGTGGCCCGGGGTGGACTTCATGGGCACGCACCTGCCCGCCGCCGAGCCGGTGGTGATCAGCTTCGCCGCCGCCAACACCGATCCGGCGCTGCGGGCCGAGCAGCGCGTGGGCAACCGCGCGCACATCGCCTGGGGTGCCGGCGTGCACTCGTGCCCCGCGCAGGGCCCGGCCAGGTTGATCGCCACCACCGCCATCGAAACCCTGCTCGACGCGCTGCCCGATCTGCGGCTCGCCGTGCCCGAGGACCAGCTGCGGTGGCGGCCCGGTCCGTTCCACCGCGCGCTCGCCGCGCTGCCCGTGCTGTTCACCCCTGTCGTTCCCACGCCAGTTCCGTCCACCGAACCGACTGGAGAGCACCGTTGGAATCAGCACCCCGCCCCCTCGCCCTCGACCCCACCGGCGCCGACATCCACGCCGAGAACGCCGAACTCCGCGCCCGCGGCACCGCGACGCTGGTGGAGCTCCCTGGCCAGGTGGTGGCGTGGTCAGTAACCGACCGGGAGCTGCTCAAGCGCCTGCTCGGTGATCCGAACGTGTCGAAGGACCCGCGGCAGCACTGGGCCGCGTGGCGCGACGGCACGGTGCCCGCGGACTGGCCGCTGATGATCTGGGTGGCGGTGCAGAACATGTTCACCGCCTACGGTGGTGAGCACCGGCGGCTGCGGTCGCTGGTGTCGAAGGCGTTCACCTTCCGCCGCACCGAGGCGCTGCGGCCGTGGGTGGAGGAGATCACGAACGGCCTGCTCGACCGCCTCGACGGCACCGAGGGCGTGGTGGACCTGCGCGAGCACTTCGCCTACCCGCTGCCGATCGAGGTGATCTGCCAGCTGTTCGGCGTGCCCGACGAGCACCGCGCGGACCTGCGCAAGGCGGTCGACGGCGTGTTCAACACGACCGCCACCCCGGAGGAGGCCGCGGCCAACGGCGAGCAGCTGTACCGGATCCTCGGTGAGCTGGTGGCCACCCGGCGCGCCGAACCGGGCGACGACCTGGCCAGCGGCCTGATCGCCGCCCGCGACGAGGACGGTTCCTCGTTGCAGGAGGCCGAACTCATCGACACGCTGATCCTGATGATCTCGGCCGGGCACGAGACCACGGTCAACCTGCTCGACCACGCGATCACCGCGCTGCTGACCCACCCGGACCAGCTGCGGCAGGTGCTCGACGGGCAGTACAGCTGGGGCGACGTGATCGACGAGACGCTGCGCTGGCAGGCGCCCGTCGCGCACCTCCCGCTGCGGTACGCGGTCGAAGACATCGTTGTCAGCGAGGACCTGACGATCAAGCAGGGCGAGGCGATCCTGGCTTCGTACGCGGCGGCCGGCCGCGCGCCGGAGGCGGGGGACAACCCCGACGAGTTCGACCTTTCCCGGTCGAACAAGAGCCACCTCTCGTTCGGGCACGGGGTGCACTTCTGCCTCGGCGCGCCGCTGGCCAGGGTGGAGGCGGAGATCGCGCTGCCCGCGTTGTTCGCGCGCTTCCCGAAGCTGGCGCTCGCGGTCGACCCGGCCGAGCTGAAGACCACGGCTTCCTTCATTTCCAACGGTCACCAGGTTCTCCCGGTCACCCTGGGCTGAGCGCCGAGCGGTGGGGGTGGTTTGTTTGTCACTCCCACCGCTCAGCTCCGGCGGTCGAGCTTCCGGAAGGCGCTGAACAGCGACCAGCCGGTCACCGCGGTGAGTCCCATGCGGAGCACGTTGCCCGCGTTCCACTGCCACGCGACGGCGGTCAGCTCGGGCCCGGGCGCGTCCTCTCCGAACATCTGCCCCACGAGCACGGCGATGACGTACACCGACAGCGCCACGGACAGCAGCGATGCCACCCCCGCGCGGCGGTAGTCGCGCTTGAGTTCCTCGTCGCGGTTGCGCCACCACAGCACCCACACGAGCAGGATGGCGAGCTGCGCCACCGGCACGAAGTACAGCGTGGGGCCGGTGGTGACGAAGAACTCGCGCAGCCGCGCGAACTGCGCCGGGCTGTCCACCACCCAGTTCGGCGAGAAGACCACGGCTTCGTAGAGGTTGCCGAAGAACCAGTACGCCATCCCGAGCACGGCGGTCAGCGTGAGCCGCCGCTGGAGCGTCACCGTCATTCCCGGAGTCTAGGCCCGGGCGGAAAATTCGGGTGCTCTCGTGGCGCGTGCTTGCTACCGTGCCGCCGGAACGCGTGCCCGAAGCGGAGGAGAGTCCATGCGCCGAGTGACGACAGGCCCCATCGACTGTTGCTCGCTCGCGGACAAGGACCTCCTCCAGCATGCGCATGCTCAATCTCGGCATCGTGGCCCACGTCGATGCCGGTAAGACCAGCCTGACCGAACGGCTCCTGTTCGACTCGGGCGCCATCACCAGCCTCGGTTCGGTCGACCGCGGCAGCACCCGGACCGACGGCATGGACCTGGAACGCCGTCGTGGCATCACGATCCGCTCGGCGGTCGCCGCGTTCACCACGGGCGGTCACGAGGTGCACCTGATCGACACCCCCGGCCACGCCGATTTCGTGGCCGAGGTGGAGCGCGCGCTCGGGGTGCTCGACGGCGCGATCCTGGTGCTCTCGGCGGTCGAAGGCGTGCAGGCGCACACCAGGGTGCTGATGCGCACGCTGCGCGCGATGGCCGTGCCGACGATCCTGTTCGTCAACAAGATCGATCGTGCCGGGGCCAGGGAAACCGGGCTGCTGGCCGATATCCGGCGGCTGCTCGGCCCGGCCGCGATCGCGGTGAACCGGACCACCGGGCTGGGTACGCGCGACGCCTCGGTCACCGATCTGGCGCCGGACGCGGACCTCGCCGAGGTACTGGCCGAGCGCAGCGACGCGGTGCTGGAGTCCTATGTGGACGGCCTCGATCCGGTGCTGCTGCGCGTTGAGCTGGCCGCCCAGGCACGCCAGGGCTGGGTGCACCCGGTGTTCTTCGGCTCGGCGATCACCGGCACCGGGATCGACGCCCTGCGTCGCGGGATCGTGGACTTCCTGCCTGCCGTCGATCCTGCCCTGTCCGAGAAACCCCTGACCGGCACTGTTTTCGCGGTGGAACGTGACCGTGGGGGCCGCCGGTTCGCGGTGGCCAGACTGTTCTCCGGGACCCTGGCCGCACGCGACCGGATCGCCTACGCCGGCCGGAGCGGACGCGTGACCGCGGTGCTCGACGTCGACGGCAGGCAGGCTCGCGTCCCGGCGGGTGGCATCGCGCGGATCGCCGGACTGCCGGACCTGCGCATCGGTGACCGGCTCGGGACCACTTCGGCAGTCCCGGAGCCAGTTCGGTTTCGCTTGCCCAGCTTGGAAACCGTGGTCACGCCGTCGTCCGGGAGCACGGCGGCGGAGTTGTTCACCGCCCTCGACCGGCTCGCCGACCAGGATCCGCTGATCGGCCTGCGGCACGGTCCGGACGAGGGCAGCCTGGTCGTTTCGCTGTACGGCGAGGTGCAGCGCGAGGTGATCGCGGCGCGGTTGAGCGAGGAATTCGGGGTGACGGCGGAGTTTTCGCCGTCCCAGGTGGTCCGCGTGAAACGGCTCACCGGCGCCGGCGCCGCGGTCACCAGGATCGGCGACACCGACCCGGTGGTGCACTGGGCGACGATCGGCCTGCGCGTCGAGCCGGACGCCCCGGATTCGGGTGTGCGGTTCACCCTGACCGCGGAGCGCGGTTCGCTGCCCGCCGCGTTCATCACCGCGATCGAGGAAACCGCCCGCGCCACGCTCCGCGACTGGTCGGTGGTGGACTGTTCGGTCACCCTGACGCACACCGGCTACGCCAGCCCGATCAGCACGGCGGCGGACTTCCGTAACCTCACGCCGCTGGTGCTCGGCGATGCGGTGGCGCGGGCGGGGACCGTGGTGTGCGAACCGTGGGAACACGTCGAGCTGGACCTGCCGGAGGAGGCGCTGAGCCCGGTGCTGGCCCTCGTCGTCCGCCTCGGCGGCACACCGGGAACGCCGGTCGTCTCGGGCGATTCCGCCGCCGTCGACGCGGACCTCCCGTCGGCGCGCCTGCGGGACCTCGAACAGTCCCTACCAGCCCTGACCGGCGGCTCGGGCGTTCTCACCACCCGCCCCGCCGGCCACCGCCCGGGCTCAGGTCGTGGGGGTGCGTAGGGCGGTGACGGCGGTGGCGAACATGGTGGATTTGATGGCGCCCAGCGTGCCCCGGTCCTTGCCGGCCAGGTCGCGCACGGACTCGCTCGCCTGGTCGAGCAGTTTCGACTCGGCGGCGACGGCGTCGACCAGGCCGAGGTCCCGTGCGTCCGGACCGCCGAAGCGGCGGCCGGTGGTCATCGAGGCGATGGCGGCCGACGGGGTCAGCTTGCCCTGGATGAGCGCCGCCATGCCCGGCGTGAACGGGATGTTGATGTCCGCCTCGGGAAAGCAGAAGTAGCCCCGGTCCTCCCGCATCACGCGGAAGTCGTGCGCCATCGCGAGCATGGCGCCCGCCCCGAACGCGTGGCCGTTCAGCGCGGCGACCGTGGGCACCGGCAGGGTGAGCACCCTGGCGAACAACTCCTGCACGTCGGTGACGTACTGCCCGGCCCGCTCCCCGTTGGCGGTCAGCCACGCCAGGTCGAGGCCGTTGGAGTAGAACTTGCCACCGCCGATGGTGACCAGCGCGGCCGGCGCGGCCCCGGCGGTGACGGTGTCCAGCGCCGAATTGACGCTTTCCAGCCACTCCGGGGAAAACCGGTTCTCGTCGGCGCCGAGGTCGAGTACGTAGACGGGGTCGTGGTGCTTCAGTTCGGGCATGTCAGTCCTTTGTGGATCGATGGCGGGCGGGTGGGTCGATGGCGAGCACCGCGCGCACGGCGGCGTCGAGGCGCAGGCGCGCGTCCTCGCCGATGCCCTCGCCCGGCGGGCCGCTCAGCGCGCGGCGGAACAACGCGGTCGGCAGGTCGACCACGCAGGTGGTGAGCACTTCGACGGCGGCGCCGTCGCGGCGGCCCCACAGCCGGTGGGTGAGCCGGACCAGCAGCGCGACCAGCCGCTTGTCCAGCGCGAGCAGGTCGTCGGCGAGGTCGGCGGGCAGGTCGGGGCCGAGCAGGTGGTCGCGTTTGACGGTGAGCAGCATGCGAGCCGCGGCCGGGCGCCGCCGCGCGAAGACCGCGGGCGCGCTCGCGGCGCCCACCACCGCGTCCACCGGATCCGGCCGGTCGGCGAGTTCGGTTTGCAGGTCGAGGAAGTCGGTCGCGGCCCGCAACCACACCCGGCCGAGCAGCGCGCTGATCGAGCCGAAGGCGTGGTAGATGGTGCCGTTCGGCACGCCGGCCGCCGCGGCCAGCGTGCGCACGGTGACCCCGGTCGCGCCGACCTCGGCGACGAGGCGTTCGGCGGTGTCGAGCAGTGCGTCCAGATCGTGGAGCCGGGGTCGGGCCATGGTCGCACTGTAACAGAACACGTGCTCCAAAACTTGACCGCCCGGCTAGGGTGGGGGGACGAAGGAGCTGCCTTGGAGATCCCCACCGCCCTGATCGGCTGCGAGGTCTACCGCACCGCGTTCGACTACCAGGTAAGGCTGATGCTGAGTGCGTGGAGCGCGGAGGAGGGCTACCGCGTCCAGGCCGAACTGGTGGTGGAGAGCGAACTCCGGTTCCGCGACGCCGCCGGGAACCAGCACGAGCTGACCCCCGGCGCCGGGGCCGCGCTGGCCCCGATCCTCGACCTCTTCGGCAAGAAGATCACCACGGTCGAGGTCCGGGAGCGCGGCACCCTGCACCTCGGCTTCGACAACGGCGCGGAACTGGTTGTCAGCCCGCACCCCGACTACGAGTCCTGGCACCTCACCGGCCACGGCGTCGACGGCATCACCGTCGGCCCCGGCGGCGAGGACGGCTGGACCTAACCCACCTGTCTCGACGCCCGGACCGTCCAGCCGTCCCCGGTGGCCACCGCGTGCAAGCTCGCCGAGCCGCTGGACGGCGTGATCTCGAACCGGTGGGTCCGGGCCGTGTCCGCTCGCAGGGGCGCGGACGGCTGGGTGGCCGGGATCGCGGTCCACCCGGCGGGCAGCGACAACCGGACATCGCCGCGTGGCAAGGGCTTGCCGGTCGCCGCGACGGTCACCTCCGCGGTGAACGGCGTGCCCGGCGAGACCTCGTCCGGGGCCATGATGGACACCGACGCCAGTGCCTTCGCCTCGTACCGGTGGCCCTGCTCGGCGTTCAGCGTGATCCGATCGCCCTCCCCGGCCACCTCGACGACCTGCCCGGTGGTGGTGTCCCGCACTTCGAACGGTCCCTCGAAGAGTCCACTTCGGACATCGACGGCACCGGTGTGGCCCGCGGTCAGGGCGATCCGGTTCGCCGCGCCACCGCTCCAGTCGACGTCCGCGGTCAGGTCCCCCCGCGCCCGCAGGCCGCGCACCGAGCCGTCCGCCCACGAGCCCGGTAGTGCGGGCAGCACGTCGACCGCGCCGGAATGGCTTTGCAGCAGCATTTCCGCGACCCCCGCGGTGGCCCCGAAGTTGCCGTCGATCTGGAACGGCGGATGGGTGTCCCACAGGTTCGTCAGCGTGCTGGTCTTCAGCAGCTCGGACAGCATGGTGTGCGCGTGGTCGCCGTCCAGCAGCCGGGCCCAGAAGTTGATCTTCCACGCCTTGCTCCAGCCGGTCCCGCCGTCACCGCGGGCGGTCAGCGAAACCTTGGCGGCCTCGGCGAATTCCGGTGTCGTGGCCGGGGTGACCCGGCTGCCCGGGTGCAGCGCGAACAGGTGCGAGACGTGCCGGTGCTGGTTGCCGGGATCGTCCTGGTCGGTCTTCCACTCCTGCAACTGACCCCACGAACCGATGCGCAACCCCGGGTCCAGCCGGGACAGCACGTCGGCGGCCTCGCCGGCGAACCCGTTGTCACCCAAGGACTTCGCCGCGGCGACGGTGTTGGTCAGCAGATCACCGACGATCTGCTGCGACATCGACGCCCCCGCGGTGAACGGTCCCTGCTCCGGC
It encodes:
- a CDS encoding roadblock/LC7 domain-containing protein — translated: MSTNTDATTNRLGWMLDQALQMPETLYAVLLSADGLLMAHSEGISRDDAERTAAAVSGLQSLARATGEFCRQPAEQWRQTLIEFDGGFVFLTAAGQGAYVAVSTTGRVDVEGVSSRMQELVQRLGQELTAPPRFPAAGGTRA
- a CDS encoding translation factor GTPase family protein, which produces MRMLNLGIVAHVDAGKTSLTERLLFDSGAITSLGSVDRGSTRTDGMDLERRRGITIRSAVAAFTTGGHEVHLIDTPGHADFVAEVERALGVLDGAILVLSAVEGVQAHTRVLMRTLRAMAVPTILFVNKIDRAGARETGLLADIRRLLGPAAIAVNRTTGLGTRDASVTDLAPDADLAEVLAERSDAVLESYVDGLDPVLLRVELAAQARQGWVHPVFFGSAITGTGIDALRRGIVDFLPAVDPALSEKPLTGTVFAVERDRGGRRFAVARLFSGTLAARDRIAYAGRSGRVTAVLDVDGRQARVPAGGIARIAGLPDLRIGDRLGTTSAVPEPVRFRLPSLETVVTPSSGSTAAELFTALDRLADQDPLIGLRHGPDEGSLVVSLYGEVQREVIAARLSEEFGVTAEFSPSQVVRVKRLTGAGAAVTRIGDTDPVVHWATIGLRVEPDAPDSGVRFTLTAERGSLPAAFITAIEETARATLRDWSVVDCSVTLTHTGYASPISTAADFRNLTPLVLGDAVARAGTVVCEPWEHVELDLPEEALSPVLALVVRLGGTPGTPVVSGDSAAVDADLPSARLRDLEQSLPALTGGSGVLTTRPAGHRPGSGRGGA
- a CDS encoding enoyl-CoA hydratase-related protein, with translation MPELKHHDPVYVLDLGADENRFSPEWLESVNSALDTVTAGAAPAALVTIGGGKFYSNGLDLAWLTANGERAGQYVTDVQELFARVLTLPVPTVAALNGHAFGAGAMLAMAHDFRVMREDRGYFCFPEADINIPFTPGMAALIQGKLTPSAAIASMTTGRRFGGPDARDLGLVDAVAAESKLLDQASESVRDLAGKDRGTLGAIKSTMFATAVTALRTPTT
- a CDS encoding DUF6188 family protein; this encodes MEIPTALIGCEVYRTAFDYQVRLMLSAWSAEEGYRVQAELVVESELRFRDAAGNQHELTPGAGAALAPILDLFGKKITTVEVRERGTLHLGFDNGAELVVSPHPDYESWHLTGHGVDGITVGPGGEDGWT
- a CDS encoding cytochrome P450 — its product is MVAWSVTDRELLKRLLGDPNVSKDPRQHWAAWRDGTVPADWPLMIWVAVQNMFTAYGGEHRRLRSLVSKAFTFRRTEALRPWVEEITNGLLDRLDGTEGVVDLREHFAYPLPIEVICQLFGVPDEHRADLRKAVDGVFNTTATPEEAAANGEQLYRILGELVATRRAEPGDDLASGLIAARDEDGSSLQEAELIDTLILMISAGHETTVNLLDHAITALLTHPDQLRQVLDGQYSWGDVIDETLRWQAPVAHLPLRYAVEDIVVSEDLTIKQGEAILASYAAAGRAPEAGDNPDEFDLSRSNKSHLSFGHGVHFCLGAPLARVEAEIALPALFARFPKLALAVDPAELKTTASFISNGHQVLPVTLG
- a CDS encoding TetR/AcrR family transcriptional regulator: MARPRLHDLDALLDTAERLVAEVGATGVTVRTLAAAAGVPNGTIYHAFGSISALLGRVWLRAATDFLDLQTELADRPDPVDAVVGAASAPAVFARRRPAAARMLLTVKRDHLLGPDLPADLADDLLALDKRLVALLVRLTHRLWGRRDGAAVEVLTTCVVDLPTALFRRALSGPPGEGIGEDARLRLDAAVRAVLAIDPPARHRSTKD
- a CDS encoding cytochrome P450 translates to MTSPAAGPPPGCPAHAERARLYDDEFARDPAAVYAKMRAAHGPVAPVELAPGVNATLVLGYEAALEVLRSPSTFPRDPRRWQQNQPEDNPVMPMMGYRPNCLFTDGAVHARLRSAVTGSLARLNPHALRGYVERTARELIARFSAEGKADLLNDYATTLSLQVFNHLFGCPPALGDRLVAGMRGIFDMVDPERANAELTAAMLELLALKRSKPGQDVPSWMMAHPARLSDEEMLHQLVLLMGAGTEPQANLISNGVRLLLIDDRFAGDLAGGSLHVEDALEEILWGDPPMANYSAGYPWPGVDFMGTHLPAAEPVVISFAAANTDPALRAEQRVGNRAHIAWGAGVHSCPAQGPARLIATTAIETLLDALPDLRLAVPEDQLRWRPGPFHRALAALPVLFTPVVPTPVPSTEPTGEHRWNQHPAPSPSTPPAPTSTPRTPNSAPAAPRRWWSSLARWWRGQ
- a CDS encoding DUF742 domain-containing protein, whose protein sequence is MTPNRREQALVRPHVVTEGRAHPTRNTLDVATVVSATWAPVVGLSPEKRRVMELCRGGALAVAEVAAHLSLPTSVTKVLLSDLLDSGHIEARAAVRQADIPDHQLLQKVLDGLRALT
- a CDS encoding ATP/GTP-binding protein → MASVLSPDGYVPATVRTSVKILVVGPFAVGKTTYVGTLSEIRPLRTEETMTQAGALVDDLSGVRGKNTTTVAMDFGRLTIGDDVVLYLFGAPGQQRFTQMWKDLAYGALGALVLVDPTRLEESFDVMGLLEELGLPYAVAVNEFDGAPRFPEAELREALDLLPETRLVSCDARDRGSSAQALISLVDYLFDPIRQEHS